One region of Solea senegalensis isolate Sse05_10M linkage group LG14, IFAPA_SoseM_1, whole genome shotgun sequence genomic DNA includes:
- the tsc22d2 gene encoding TSC22 domain family protein 2 isoform X3, with the protein MREQTDLTQIANMSKMPAKKKSCFQITSVTQAQVAASSITDDTESLDDPDESRTEDVSSEIFDVSRTDLGVCDMSSSEETLNNVAETQEGQPPTTGPVNGAPSHKSSATGRVTPQNVGGSVPTSATHPLTHINTVPAVSTSVAPAAPVSASCSSRFRVIKLDHGSGEPFRRGRWTCTEFYERDSDSNVNRTVDSIRPTLTLDHSIDRDSGHGTTNNSVVTSSSFTVQPLENNVDSSSSLGQPAHLTHHHPSDLQQHGYSSAPPIGNGASAFQPTGYTSAASPQSQQAQVNMQPVAHQNVPSNGHNGVHQGAMQQKSPILSTAMQPQQFAFSTHPTGLAVGQLDYRQQHFGSSTQNLPITNLPLVPLTSQIASSLSNTAAMASIYLGSGLPVGQTQPSGGIGNAPAPSITTPTTSHNGSKNVPSTVPSTTNIPQSVPSQAPGMGGLAQPLGGATTGLPSSFINQAEDSRQKSEAPPQPFAVVMPGKDGVKPFISEALNLPTPAVNSLFGIHITMDGNVDEDRNPSTAFYRAFRPCRLRGSKPVNNRYEHGCVYMRVCVAQPA; encoded by the exons ATGAGGGAGCAGACGGACTTGACGCAGATAGCCAACATGTCGAAAATGCCAGCAAAGAAGAAAAGTTGTTTCCAGATCACGAGTGTGACGCAGGCTCAGGTGGCGGCCAGCAGCATCACCGATGACACCGAGAGCCTGGACGACCCGGACGAGTCCCGTACAGAGGACGTGTCATCTGAAATATTTGACGTTTCCCGGACCGACTTGGGTGTGTGTGACATGAGCTCATCCGAGGAAACCTTAAACAATGTCGCGGAGACTCAGGAGGGCCAGCCTCCCACCACAGGACCTGTGAACGGGGCACCCTCTCATAAAAGTTCAGCAACTGGTCGTGTCACCCCACAAAATGTAGGAGGCAGTGTACCGACATCAGCCACCCATCCACTGACACACATCAACACGGTCCCTGCTGTCTCCACCAGCGTGGCTCCCGCAGCTCCTGTGAGTGCCAGCTGTAGTTCCCGATTCAGAGTCATTAAACTTGACCATGGTTCCGGGGAGCCCTTCAGGCGGGGCAGGTGGACATGCACTGAGTTCTATGAGAGAGATTCAGATTCAAATGTTAATCGGACTGTGGATAGCATTAGACCAACTTTAACTCTAGATCACAGTATAGACAGGGACAGCGGGCATGGGACCACAAATAACTCTGTGGTTACTAGCAGTTCTTTTACTGTACAGCCTTTAGAGAATAACGTCGATAGTAGCTCCTCTCTTGGGCAACCTGCCCACCTCACCCACCATCATCCATCAGATCTTCAGCAGCATGGCTACAGTTCTGCTCCCCCGATTGGCAATGGAGCAAGTGCCTTCCAGCCCACAGGATACACAAGTGCAGCATCACCACAATCACAACAGGCTCAGGTCAATATGCAGCCTGTTGCTCACCAAAATGTCCCCTCTAACGGCCACAATGGTGTGCACCAAGGTGCCATGCAGCAGAAATCTCCTATTTTGTCTACTGCTATGCAGCCCCAACAGTTTGCCTTTTCTACTCATCCCACTGGCCTTGCGGTTGGTCAGCTGGACTATCGTCAGCAGCACTTTGGCTCAAGCACTCAGAACCTTCCAATCACAAACCTCCCTTTGGTGCCGCTAACCAGCCAGATAGCCTCATCTCTGAGCAACACAGCAGCCATGGCCTCAATCTATCTAGGAAGTGGCCTGCCTGTCGGCCAGACCCAGCCCTCAGGAGGGATAGGTAATGCCCCTGCACCTTCCATCACCACCCCTACTACATCCCACAACGGTTCTAAGAATGTGCCTTCCACAGTGCCCAGTACTACCAACATCCCTCAGAGTGTACCAAGTCAGGCGCCTGGCATGGGAGGACTTGCACAGCCCCTTGGAGGAGCCACAACAGGCCTCCCCTCCAGCTTTATCAACCAGGCAGAAGATAGTAGGCAGAAGTCTGAGGCCCCACCTCAGCCTTTTGCTGTTGTGATGCCAGGAAAAGATGGTGTAAAGCCTTTCATCAGCGAGGCCCTCAATCTGCCCACTCCTGCCGTCAACAGTCTGTTTGGCATCCATATTACTATGGATGGTAATgtggatgaggacag GAACCCATCTACTGCTTTCTACCGGGCTTTCCGGCCTTGCAGATTACGAGGGTCAAAGCCTGTCAATAATAGGTATGAGCACGGGTGTGtttacatgcgtgtgtgtgtggcccagcCTGCTTAG